The window ccgcctttgagtggggggacgggtcctgactgttgtttgtgcttatgcgccaaacagcagttcagaatacccaccctttttggagtctctagaggaagtactggagagtgctccctcaggcgattcccttgttctgctgggggacttcaatgctcacgttggcagcgacagtgagacctggagaggcgtgattgggaggaacggcccccctgatctgaacccgagcggtgctttgttattggacttctgtgctcgtcaggGATTGCTGAAAagaaacacaatgttcaagcatgaGGGTGTctacatgtgcacttggcaccaggacaccctaggccgcacttccatgattgactttgtggtcgtatcatcggacttatgttttggacactcgggtgaagagaggggcggagctgtcaactgatcaccacctggtggtaagttggctccgatggtgggggaggatgccggtcagacctggcaggcctaaacgtattgtgagggtctgctgggaacgactggcagagtcccctttcagaaggagtttcaactcccacctccgggagagcttctaccatgttccgagggagatggcgaacattgagtctgaatgggccatgttctgtgcctctattgtcgaggcagctgatcggagctatggccgtaaggtggtcggtgcctgtcgtggcagtaatcccagaacccgttggtggacactagttgtgagggatgccgtcaagatgaagaaggagtcctatcgggcctttttggctcatgggactccggaagcagcaacaggtatcggcaggccaaggggtctgcggctctggcagtcgctggggcaaaaactcggacatgagaggagttcggagaagccatggaaaACGACCATTCTGCGTCtcgggaagcagtgcacagtcaacaccgtgtatggtggggatggtgtgctgctgacctcgactcgggatgttgtggattggtggaaagaatacttcgaagacctcctcaatcccaccgacacgtcttccgatgaggaagcagagcctggggattccacagtgggctctcctatctctggggctgaggttgctgaggttgttaAAAAGCTCCTCgttggcagggccccgggggtggatgagatctgcccggagttccttaaggccatggatgctgtaggcatgtcttggttgataCGACTTTGTatcatcgcgtggacatcgggggcagtacctctggattggcagaccggggtggtggtccccctttttaagaaaagGGGACCgtagggtgtgttccaactatcgtagAATGATACTCCTCaacctccctggtaaggtctattcaggggttctgcagaggaggatccaccggatagttgaatctcggattcaggaggagcagtgtggttttcgttctggtcgtggaactgtggaccagctctacactctcagcaggatctttgaagatgcatgggagtttgcccttTGTcacaattctgttcattatttttatggacagaatttctaggcgcagccagggcgttgaggagttccagtttggtggctgcaggattgagtctctgctttttgcagatgatgtggtcctgctggcttcatcaagccgtgaacttcaactttcactggatcggtttgcagccgagtgtgaagcggccgggatgaaaatcagcacctccaagtccgagtccatggttctcgcctggaaaagggtggaatgccatctccgggtcggggataagatcttgccccaagtggaggagtttaggtaccttggggtcttgttcacgagtgagggaaggatggaacgtgagatcgacaagcaaattggtgcggcgtctgcagtgatgcagactctacatcggtctgttgtggtgaagagagagctaagccaaaaggcaaagctctcaatttaccggtcgatctacgttcctacccttacctatggtcataagctttgtgtaatgaccgaaaggacaagatcgcgggtacaagcggccgaaatgagttttctccgtagggtggctgggctctccctcagacataaggtgagaagcactgtcatccgggagagactccgagtagaaccgctactcctccgcattgagaggagccagaggaggtggcttgggcatctggtcaagatgcctcccggacgcctccctggggaggtgttcagggcaggtccgaccggtagaaggcctcggggaagacccaggacacgttggagagactatgtttcccaactagcctgggaacgcctcgggatccgccgagaggagctggacgaagtgggagaggaaaatctgggcctccctgcttaggctgttgccaccgcgacccgatctcggataagtggtcgaagatggatggatggacaacacaTTGAGccactcttatgctgcagggactcgagacggccactagctagcaagctaaagagctagcgagctagcaagctaaccagttagccttggatttatttcttctaaacttaagaaaccaaaaacttatcacttccacacggaatgagaggagaacttttttcattcTATCATGTAAGACATGCAAtgactgacttcatgacttcatccattgttaaggtaatgtcatgtaaggtaatgtctcaatgttttgtgtcattactgccacctagtgactggaatactacatatgacttggaaatcaataacaataacacaccATAGTCgaccatgaaacagccatcattaattaattaattaatttctgaaaaaaacgatGTGCGGAACGATAGTACAtgttggtgttggaattgcactgctgttgatgtattcagaccaaaataaagtaataaaagagGGTCAGATGGTGTATAACTCCATGGGGATGATATACTGTGCCTCAGTCTGCAGGtgtaacagagaggtgtggttTGCCATGATGCTCATAcgttatgcaaaaaaaaaatgtaaggaatgaatgaaatccattagttatttttgacagccctatttttaatgtaacattatgcTTATGAAAGTGCTTATGTTTTGGCGAGCTTATAGGATTGGTTTCATCAGTGGCTTTTGTGTATAAGAGCTCCACTTCCTGCATGGGCGTGCACGCAGGAAGTGACACACTGCAGTCCAGTGATGTCATTGTGTTTTCATTCCCAGTCTGAAATTCCAGAAATACTTGCAATGATTCATGCCAGCCAGCAGGAATGGAAGGAAGTTGTCCGGTGAAGTTGAAATCTCAACTTTATTTCAAGCACGAAGCAAAGCACTCCTCTATGAATTAATCATAAAGCATCGTGCCACTTATAAATATTAGTGTTATTGTTTGTCTGTTGGTAATGAGCATTAAGGAATGGCGGTGGGCGTTTGTTTGCGTGCGCGTGTGCACTCAACATGCTGTCAGTGTGGGCCTTGCACGCCCCCGCCAGCCACATTAGAGCAAAGTCAAATACTGCACACAGATGCACGCTTAAAGGAAAATTCTCCCACATAAACCACCTGCCATACAGCTGGCATGCATGATGCTTTGCTCTGATTGGCTACAATTAAGAGCACATCACTTTTGCGTTCAGGAGACCTCCTGATGGGTCACATGATCCGGCCCTTCCCCATACACACAGCGTTTTGGGGTGTAATGATGCTGTGAAAATATGATGCATTTGAAGGACTGCCTTCTCCCATATGTGGGCGTAGCCTCCTCGCTCCTATTAAGTCCACCTGTGCCGCCGAGACAGTACGAGTCTTTTATTCTTGCTTTCAAAAAGCTGCAGTGACACAATGAGACAGTCGGGCTCCTCTGTGGCTTGTtgagtgacttcctgtttgagtTGTGTAACTTTGTCGGACTTCCTGTCTTTGTTGTGTTCTGCAGTCCAGTCAGCGTGAGCACCTGTGTCTGCTGGCTAGCGGCTGTTTATAGACGCATAGTTCACAGGCTCGGAGACCTTCCTAGAGTTTTCCTCGTTTCTTTGCTGCAACAGGGGAGCGGCAGCCATCTTTGTTGTCTCTTTCAGAAATGCTAAGGAGTGAAAGGTTTGgaattgtctttaaaaaaactatTACTACTTTCATCATTTGTTAAGCTCTGAGGATCAGAAATTTGCTGATTGTGCATTTGTGCGTGTGCACAACTCCCTTGACGTCCTTTGGCATCAGATCAGACTCAGATAAAACTGTACAGGTCGATGGAGAACGCCATTGTATACATTTTAGGGTCAATGTCCCATCCAGCCCTTTGGGGCCTTCCTGGCATGGGGGTGCCGTGGTAgctcggttttcgttattaattcctttcaaaaggtcagacaaaaaacgaaatgtacaaaaaccgaggcaatttttcccataggaaataaggGAAATCCAATTAGTCCTTTCCAGAAACcccaaaaagaagagaataagagaataattatagtcttagtgcagaaaacaatgttaaataacaaatgatgaatgagtgGAACTATTGTTCATGCAGACTTCCAGTACATTCTGAcgagatcaaattcaatagtgtctctcaccttctttatgaaattgctggcactcgcaactttcatTGGCCCCATGGTGGTCATTTAGCAGCCAACCACcacaaaaaatgcacggacagtgagtcagcaacacgaagggtgctttttttgggcactcgattttgcGGAACGATACAGTGCAGGATACACGGaccagtttgttacgtgcaatattgtaggAAAACCGAGTCAAAATGTTACCAAAATGTTTTGACGCAAaccaaatcaaacaaaaactgGACCgcacgaaaactgaggttttatTGTACTAAATTCTAAAGTACCAGGTCCAAACAAGTCCTGGGTTGGGTCATCCTTGCACACCAGTGATGTTGCCTAGATTTAGTTTGTCCAAACACAAGATCTGCTTGACCCCATAGCGGAAAAAATGGAAGATCTGGAATAAATGTCAAGGTGGTCCAGGATGGAACAAACAGCATGCTTTGGTCTCATGGAAGAACTTTTGTTCTGGTACATGCATGACGACTCAGGGAAGTGCTGTTGTGGTGTCCAATGAGATAAGGTGGTCCTCGCTTTTAAGGGGAAAGACTAGGAGGTAGAATTGGGGTTAACCCTAAGTCTTGTTCTGTCGTGTGACTGCTTCGAAATGACACAGGAGTGTATGATCACCTGCTGAATGGACGCGTGGATTCATGTTTTTATACAAAGTAATTTAGTGAGCGTACGTCTCTCTGTTACAGCTGTTCACAGGTGAAGTGGAGAAGAAGCTGTGAAGCTGTGGAAAGGAGTCAACAAGAGATtaacactcacacaaacactcacacaaacacacacacacacacataggcaGACCTCTCTGAAAGATTGATGAGGTCCTCTCAGGACCCGCAGGGCCTGCTCTGGAGTCGATAAGGCGGCTTCCATTTCACCTCCATtcattcctcctcctctttcaaTTGGACGCTCCACAGGACGAGGGGTGTGGCTGCGAAGCGCCACGGCGGATGATGACAAATTTAGGGCCCTTGGCGGAGAAGGACGGGAATCAGGAGCCATGAAAGGCCGCAAGAAGGACGCCTCCCATTGGGTGTGTAGCTCCACGACGGAGAGCGGCGAGCCGTGGGACACCATGTTTTTGTTAAAGTGGCGGAGGAGCAGGGGTGCAGTGAAGCCACAGAGCTGAGAGTagtttaaaacacacacacacgtacaggaCAATGTGCAACATCTCCTTCTGCAATGTGGACAGCAAGGTGGACCAGTACTTCCAGCCAGCACTCTACATCATTGTCATCGTGCTGGGCCTCCCCACCAACTGCATGGCGTTGTGGGCTGCCTACATGCAGGTGAGGACACACCTGCAGTGTGCATGCCGGGCCACCGGGTGGTGCTATAACCATGTAGTACGGTCTTCTCAGAATGGCCAACAGATGATTGTACGGAAGTCTGTTTCCGCCactcaaagaaataaaaaaattccaatggtaagtcataattattagataaaaaaagcaaaattataaaagttgaaatgatgAGAAAAAACGATAtaagatgatttaaaaaaaagatataagaaagtcataattatgagatgaaatgtcataattattagataacaagtcaaaataatgaaataaaaagtcataattatgagagccatccattcattttctatgccacttatcctcattagggtcgcagggatatgctggagcctaccccagaaaagtcgaaattatgagatacaaattGCGCATGTGCCAAGTGTCATGTGACGaaggctccagtgaagaaggcggcacatgcgcagtttatatctcataatttcgaataccctttttagctcataattatgacatattaTCCCGTAATTTCAAattttttacctcataattatggctttttattttgtcatttcgactttttatctgatAATTATGATTTActattgggatttttttttctttcagtggcgaaacgggcttccataggATTGAGTTAATGACGGATGAATGAATGTTGCTGAGCTACAGGACAACGTTGTCTTTAACTTCCTTTGAAGTCTCATTCCTAGTTTTTCGAAGTGAAGCATTGGAGGTGAGTTCATGCCAAGCAACATGGGCGGCAAGTGAAGGCAGAAGGCATCATTAAAATTGATGTGCAATGAACATTGTAGTCCCACACAGAAGCACCGCCCACTGCAGGAGGGGAATACTTGTGTCATCTTTCtcttctccttcttcatcttcttttaCCTCCGTCCAGGTGCGCCAACGCAACGAGCTGGGCATCTACCTGATCAACCTGTCAGTGGCGGACCTGCTGTACATCAGCACACTTCCTCTGTGGATCGACTACTTCCTGCAGCGCGACGACTGGATCCACGGCCAGGAGAGCTGCAAGCTTTTTGGTTTCATCTTCTACACCAACATCTACGTCAGCATCGCCTTCCTCTGCTGCATCTCTCTGGACAGATACCTGGCTGTGGCCTACCCGATGAGGTTTGTCAAGGTGCGACGCATCAAAACAGGTATGTCCTTTTAAGAAGCTACAGCATTTATACaccttgctttgtgcagtgGCAGACAGAAAAGCCTTATATtctccaaaatgtcttgctaaGATAAAGAATTAAGATTCAGAGATGCAGGCCAACCTATCATTGACACTTTTGTCCATACATGTATACATCAAGGACAGGAGACAGGTGACCTATGAGTGAATGTCTTCTATCTGTCTTTGGCTCCCCCTGCAGCCATCTTGGTCAGCGCCACAGTCTGGATCATTGAGATCGTGGCCAACTCTGCGCCGTTGTTCCACGACGAGCTCTTCCAAGGTCGCTTCAACCACACcttttgctttgaaaagtaCCCCATGCAGGATTGGGTGGCCGGGATGAACCTCTACAGGACCTTCCTGGGCTTCCTGGCTCCTTGGACCGCCATGCTGGTGGCCTACCGCGGCATCCTGGTCGCCGTGCGCTGCAACGTGTCCACCGAGCAGCAGGAAAAGGCCAAAATCCAGCGGCTGGCGTTGAGTCTGATTCTGATTGTGCTGTTCTGTTTCGGCCCGTACCATGTTCTCCTCCTGGTGCGGAGCGTCATGTTTCTGAGGAAGCCGTGTGACTGCGGCTCAGAGGAGAGCTTGTTTGCAGCCTATCATGTTTCGCTGGCGCTCACCAGCCTCAACTGTGTCGCTGACCCCATTCTGTACTGCTTTGTCAACGAGGGGGCCAGGCACGACGTAGGCCGTGCTCTCTCGGCTTTGCTGTCTGCAGCGTGCCACAAGGGCGCCGGCTCCTCGCCGTCGCACGCCGACATGCTCAACGGCGCCTCTGTGACCGTGGAAACTCCCCTGGCTGCAAAGAAGCAGCCGTGCGTTTACGCGGATGGCGGCAAAACCAGTAGCTACAAGACAGAACTGGTGGCGCTGAAGGAGGAATGTCTACAGATGAGCATCCTCAGGAAGTAAAGCCGTGGAAGGTACCATAACAGACTTGGTAGTAGCAAGAAGAGGGCTTACGACATTTGTCTGGTCTTTATGCATGCATCCAATGAAGCCACGCCCACTTGCATGGAGAACTTGCTTTGAAGCGACTTGAAACTCTCTttgcttgttttgtctgtttaattttttttacagaaaccACAAAGTCAAGTCTgtaaattattatttgttatgttGAACCGAATAAATGATATCTGGCACAAGATGGCTTAAATGGCTGCGATCAAACGTCCAATCTACCACATAAACAGGGGAACCCACTTAAGTTGATCCCGCTTCTGTTGCCAAGCCGTCTATGTCcaacaactcatcaagtcccctattattattattaaaaagtgtGGTTGTGTTTCTTGTTGTGACTTTTCATATAGAATTGTGTAGATGAACTGAATTTGGAGATGCATCTTGTcattggatatacagtatgtttatttctAATGTAACGTGCGTGACTCATGACAGCACAAGCACAGAGGCTGATGTACCAAAAGGTAAATGTTAATCACGTCTTCTGGCTacagaaaacaaacatttgcacATTTATCCCTCCCACCACTGTGACCAATGTGACCCAGAATccattttttcacattatcGGATTGGTACGTTGCTAGTCGTGTTCTCATCCTGGCAGAGGAAGCTGCATCCAACACCCCTGCAAACTGCAAACGCGATAATAAACAAATCACATTATCACAAATGCCCTCTCCAGCTGCATCTATGAGTGTTTTCAAATGGTCTAACCCTCCAACCCCCCCATGGAGACGCAATCGTAATGGTTCCGGTCCATTCTAGCGTGTGAATTATGTTATGAtggaataaaaacatgaacccTGAGGCGTAAGAAGGACTACTTCCTGGGATGGACCCCGTGGTGATGAGCGAGCCGTGTCAATGTAAGGTCTGTAAATCGGACCGTTTGGACATTCAGTAGAGGACTTCCAGTGGGCCTCGCTGTATTCAGGATCGTTAGGATCCGAGCTGCATCAAATCACTTCTGTCACCTCTGTCTATTATCTGATCATATGTTAGATGAATTACGATTCTGGCGTTTCGTCATTTTGGCAAATACACTCTTCACTAATATGTCCTTTGTTTTGGTTTACAACCCTCTGTAGGAAAACTTTCTCACGGTACCCAGACGGGTCGGATACTGAGCAAACAAACTGCagcagtaaagaatacagtggacGTGACTTTTCATGTTTATCTTACCCCCCGCAATATGGCCGCCTGCAGAGCATGGACGCCATGATGGGAAGGAGGTCAAATTACAACCAAACAATTGTTATCTAATCTCATCTAATTGTTATCTAATCTGAATGACCAACATGATAATGTCGCATATCCTGTGTTTAAAGCAAATGTGTGTCTCAAGGATTCACACAGTTTCATGTGGAATAAAGCAacgttgctgctggatgtttaaaTGTCTTTTAACTTCACGGTGAAAACAAACTGCGTTAATAACAGCAAGTCTGAACAAAATCTGCCCCAATGGCGCCATCTTGTGTCTGAGAACCATCACGACGCGTCCATCAACAAGAATAAACATTGTTCACTTTATTATATCACTGAATATGTCGATTAAAATTGAACATTACTATCGCCACTGAGCACTCACCTCTATATATTGGTTGTTCACAGTGAcgaaaaaaacaacctgaacTGATTTCAATGAAATAGCAGCCCACACCCTGTGAGGCAAACAcaatttgattattatttatgtaatattttccatccatccattttctatgccgcttctcctcattagggtcgcgggagcatgctggagccgatcccagctgacttcgggcgacaggcggggttaCTTATatatacttattttattttatgaattgTACTGTTGTATTtatcatttgtgtttatttattattttcaatttttacattaatttaaagATGTAACGTATGCCCGACCTTCCTCCCGGTACAGCAGTTTGATCATCTACGTTGGGtttcactgatctgtactaataaatcTGGATAGAGTCTACCCAGATTTATTAGTacgcgtgcgacgtatggtctatCCGATAGACCATACGCCACATtgaggccatcttaccactcacatctcgtacgtagcagactacattggcacagcgtacatagtgtacaaagcagatgaagaggctcgcagaacatctactggatattttaaattaaaaagcggggagattctcccattgtAACGCAACCtttgtcccttaaaaacgatttgatacgttattctctatcttttggctatattaaatgtactttttccccttccaattctcattgcctttaggacaaaattctactctgcacccctggctcagcactcccctatagcaatgcatagttttaatttgaactgcatatcccatccctttttttcaCTAAAATCCATgatcatgatcctttacttttttttcttactttcatacaattcactatgctctcgtctgtacaaaatatgaatcataaaagagagtgactttggacaagttttaaaatcatttaacattttgcaaatttttttttgtttgtgttatgaaatagaaataacctattttctgatatagaaatatattttaacaaaaaacacaggaataatatgtaatataatatgtaataatatataaacattgtctccatatggggattcattttaaattcgggtaaacaaaaaaaacaacgtattttttttatatttgcaagcaaccgcaaattatttagtagtctagtcgcggttgtttgtttacatatccgCCACGGCCCCCTATGcaaagccgttatgactcaggtatgatatgatatcgacagaatttttaaaaattattatacccgagtccttatgactaacctcaagcacacctgttgtgcgaggttagtcttcagactaaccttgcatttaatgtgagtgggtaacaaactaacaacagacttaacaactcacaagttctgcCATAAatcattgtccgagaagtgtttcttgtgagtggtaatatggcggccgcgtggcttcacaagtcattgaccaatggccTATCCAGATTTATTAGTACAGCTCAGTGGTTTAGTTTAGGggttttataaataaagttggattgGATGTCgccaaacaaaaaaaggcttgGCTGTCTCCTTCATGTAATTAGCAGTTGTCAACCTGTTGTAAACTACATCACTACCACCTACAGGAGTGGAGTGGAACTCTACTACTCTTACTAACAACTATATTAACAACAGGACAGTTACCGGGAACTCgtccacttcctgttcagtgttaTGTTAGCC is drawn from Dunckerocampus dactyliophorus isolate RoL2022-P2 chromosome 12, RoL_Ddac_1.1, whole genome shotgun sequence and contains these coding sequences:
- the gpr4 gene encoding G-protein coupled receptor 4 isoform X2, producing MLLSYRTTLSLTSFEVSFLVFRSEALEVRQRNELGIYLINLSVADLLYISTLPLWIDYFLQRDDWIHGQESCKLFGFIFYTNIYVSIAFLCCISLDRYLAVAYPMRFVKVRRIKTAILVSATVWIIEIVANSAPLFHDELFQGRFNHTFCFEKYPMQDWVAGMNLYRTFLGFLAPWTAMLVAYRGILVAVRCNVSTEQQEKAKIQRLALSLILIVLFCFGPYHVLLLVRSVMFLRKPCDCGSEESLFAAYHVSLALTSLNCVADPILYCFVNEGARHDVGRALSALLSAACHKGAGSSPSHADMLNGASVTVETPLAAKKQPCVYADGGKTSSYKTELVALKEECLQMSILRK
- the gpr4 gene encoding G-protein coupled receptor 4 isoform X1; translated protein: MCNISFCNVDSKVDQYFQPALYIIVIVLGLPTNCMALWAAYMQVRQRNELGIYLINLSVADLLYISTLPLWIDYFLQRDDWIHGQESCKLFGFIFYTNIYVSIAFLCCISLDRYLAVAYPMRFVKVRRIKTAILVSATVWIIEIVANSAPLFHDELFQGRFNHTFCFEKYPMQDWVAGMNLYRTFLGFLAPWTAMLVAYRGILVAVRCNVSTEQQEKAKIQRLALSLILIVLFCFGPYHVLLLVRSVMFLRKPCDCGSEESLFAAYHVSLALTSLNCVADPILYCFVNEGARHDVGRALSALLSAACHKGAGSSPSHADMLNGASVTVETPLAAKKQPCVYADGGKTSSYKTELVALKEECLQMSILRK